One Euphorbia lathyris chromosome 1, ddEupLath1.1, whole genome shotgun sequence DNA segment encodes these proteins:
- the LOC136234908 gene encoding homologous-pairing protein 2 homolog, with protein sequence MAPKSDSAEAIVLNFVNEQNKPLNSQNVADALQKFNLKKAAVQKALDTLSDGGKISFKEYGKQKIYLARQDQFDIPNTEELTCMKEKNAELQQQLEEQKKAVNEVEGEIKSLQSNLTLEEILEKDAKLRKEVKEMEVKLVKLHEGVTLVRPEERKTIEKMYTDHVSQWRRRKRMFKDLWDAITENSPKDLKEFKEELGIEYDEDVGVSLQSFGDMLQQGKKRARGQ encoded by the exons ATGGCTCCCAAATCTGATAGCGCCGAAG CGATTGTGCTCAACTTCGTCAACGAG CAAAATAAGCCACTAAACTCTCAAAATGTGGCGGATGCATTGCAAAAGTTCAATCTTAAAAAAGCAGCCGTACAAAAAGCACTAGACACTCTCTCAGATGGTGGTAAGATCTCATTCAAGGAGTACGGTAAGCAAAAGATATACCTTGCTCGACAAGACCAGTTTGATATCCCAAACACAGAAGAACTTACTTGCATGAAAGAGAAAAATGCTGAACTGCAACAGCAGCTGGAAGAACAGAAGAAAGCAGTTAACGAGGTTGAGGGAG AAATTAAAAGCTTGCAATCAAATTTAACCCTGGAGGAGATACTTGAAAAAGATGCAAAACTGAGAAAGGAG GTGAAGGAAATGGAAGTCAAATTAGTAAAGCTGCATGAAGGAGTTACCCTGGTGAGACCAGAAGAGCGAAAAACCATTGAGAAAATGTACACAGACCACGTAAGTCAGTGGAGAAGGCGAAAAAGGATGTTTAAGGATCTGTGGGATGCAATCACGGAGAACTCACCAAAGGATCTAAAGGAATTTAAG GAGGAACTTGGGATTGAATATGATGAAGATGTTGGTGTGAGTTTGCAGTCATTTGGGGACATGCTTCAACAGGGTAAGAAACGGGCCCGAGGTCAGTGA
- the LOC136234916 gene encoding uncharacterized protein — MAASQLLLCNSGYSCSLPISLSRSYQFYKNKETLAFNTKSWPIPKRLILRNDIVCHAARRKPTFSNAAVSSEGDTVRKVLQTVLWGFEGVYILWLFLLPYAPGDPVWAISKETVESLIGLSLNFFFILPFINSAGIHFIEAPVLHPVSEGLFNFVIGWTFMFAPLLFTDCKRDRYKGSLDILWGLQMFLTNTFLIPYMAIRLNDADSESSPEKRSQLGTVMTNGAAIVGLIGGLACLVSAVWAVYGRMDGNFGSITERWEFLVSYLGTERLAYAFIWDIGFYTIFQPWLIGENLQNIEKSKIELVKYLRFVPVVGLVAYLVCLNVEEEL; from the exons ATGGCAGCATCTCAGCTTCTGCTCTGCAACAGTGGCTACTCATGTTCCTTACCAATTTCACTCTCTCGAAGTTACCaattttacaaaaacaaagaaaCATTAGCCTTCAACACCAAATCATGGCCTATACCAAAACGGCTTATTTTGAGGAATGACATCGTTTGCCACGCGGCTCGCCGCAAACCCACCTTCTCAAACGCTGCCGTGTCCTCTGAAGGTGATACTGTAAGGAAAGTGCTTCAAACAGTATTATGGGGTTTTGAAGGAGTTTACATTTTGTGGCTCTTTTTGCTTCCTTATGCTCCT GGAGATCCAGTGTGGGCTATCAGTAAGGAGACTGTAGAATCTCTTATTGGCCTGTCTCTcaatttcttcttcatcttgccATTCATAAATTCCG CTGGCATACATTTTATTGAGGCTCCAGTACTTCACCCG GTTTCTGAAGGATTATTCAACTTTGTTATTGGATGGACCTTCATGTTCGCTCCATTGTTGTTCACAGATTGTAAGAGGGATAGATACAAAGGGTCATTAGACATCTTATGGGGCCTGCAGATGTTTCTCACTAACA CATTCTTAATTCCTTACATGGCAATCCGGCTAAATGATGCTGATTCGGAGTCCAGTCCAGAAAAGCGCTCTCAACTAGGCACGGTGATGACAAATGGTGCAGCAATTGTGGGGTTGATTGGTGGCTTAGCATGTCTGGTTTCTGCAGTTTGGGCAGTTTATGGAAGAATGGATGGTAATTTTGGGAGCATTACAGAAAGATGGGAGTTCTTGGTGAGTTATCTTGGAACAGAAAGGCTGGCATATGCCTTCATTTGGGATATAGGGTTTTATACAATATTCCAGCCTTGGTTAATAGGTGAGAATTTACAGAATATTGAGAAAAGCAAGATTGAGTTGGTAAAATATCTTAGATTTGTTCCAGTAGTGGGTTTGGTGGCCTATCTTGTATGTTTGAATGTTGAGGAAGAGCTATAA
- the LOC136234959 gene encoding small ribosomal subunit protein cS23z: protein MFSTPIQSGVTTLFNCSPFPYQTPCFNSIKTSIFLNPKPYFTPSSTIFNPIFTPISRNQRLTPFASPEALTAETPIIVDEEEEEEEEEELIPDQEIKKVEVPVKQIEKPRLVLKFIWMEKNIGLGLDQVIPGHGAVPLSPYYFWPRKDAWEELKTTLEAKPWISQKKMIILLNQATDIINLWQQSGGNLTT, encoded by the exons ATGTTCTCTACGCCTATTCAATCCGGCGTTACTACTCTTTTTAATTGCTCGCCATTTCCATATCAGACTCCTTGTTTCAACTCCATCAAAACCAGCATTTTCCTTAATCCCAAACCCTATTTTACCCCTTCATCCACCATTTTTAACCCTATTTTTACACCTATCTCAAGGAATCAAAGACTGACTCCTTTTGCATctccagaagctctcacagctgaAACGCCCATTATAGTAGAcgaggaagaagaggaggaggaagaagaagaactcaTTCCAGACCAGGAAATTAAG AAAGTTGAGGTTCCGGTGAAGCAAATAGAGAAGCCAAGGCTGGTGTTGAAGTTCATATGGATGGAGAAGAACATTGGATTGGGTCTTGATCAGGTAATTCCTGGACATGGCGCTGTTCCTTTGAGTCCTTACTACTTTTGGCCTAGAAAAGATGCCTGGGAAGAGCTTAAGACTACTCTTGAGGCTAAACCTTGGATTTCCCAGAAGAAGATGATCATACTTCTTAACCAGGCCACTGACATCATTAATTTGTGGCAGCAAAGTGGAGGCAACCTTACCACTTAA